One segment of Ascochyta rabiei chromosome 7, complete sequence DNA contains the following:
- a CDS encoding Fluconazole resistance protein 1 — MPPAIMDRTRKRAKQACDQCRVKKTKVSNLVLMRLSLMLTLISCDGEHLCGRCRAENSVCNYSQRASHQQSRNSHTALLETQNRQLKNALQMLYEYVQTGHSLPALPVQSMGDGRPFLHDIVTYLNAVPIGASIRHDQLPYQISRPNTMPTASLPQSQPEPLPYSTFVATVSEPNTFMVSLIQQDMPLLEHEILESRLNLQEIYSLMDTDGAEAAGLHWLQTHTA; from the exons ATGCCCCCCGCTATAATGGACAGAACCAGAAAACGAGCGAAGCAAGCGTGCGACCAGTGCCGAGTTAAGAAAACAAAGGTAAGTAATTTAGTCCTGATGCGATTAAGCCTAATGCTGACCTTGATCTCGTGTGATGGGGAGCATCTATGCGGGAGATGTCGAGCCGAAAACTCTGTATGTAACTACAGTCAGAGAGCGAGTCACCAGCAAAGTAGAAACTCTCA CACAGCTCTCCTCGAGACACAAAACAGACAGCTTAAGAACGCATTACAAATGTTATACGAATACGTCCAGACCGGCCACAGTCTGCCGGCCTTACCAGTGCAGAGTATGGGAGATGGCCGCCCATTCCTGCACGACATTGTGACGTACCTGAACGCAGTGCCCATAGGCGCGTCAATCAGGCACGATCAACTACCATACCAGATTTCAAGGCCAAACACAATGCCTACTGCGTCTCTTCCGCAATCACAGCCAGAACCCTTACCATATTCAACCTTTGTTGCAACTGTCTCGGAGCCGAACACCTTCATGGTCTCGTTAATACAACAGGATATGCCGCTACTAGAGCATGAAATCCTTGAAAGCAGATTGAACCTGCAAGAGATTTACTCGTTAATGGATACGGACGGAGCCGAGGCTGCAGGGTTACACTGGCTACAAACTCACACAGCATGA